From the Deltaproteobacteria bacterium genome, one window contains:
- a CDS encoding acetyl-CoA decarbonylase/synthase complex subunit gamma gives MGLTGIQIFKLLPKTNCKECGVPTCLAFAMNLASGKADLDSCPYVSDEAREQLAEASAPPIRPVKIGYGARKVGIGGETVLFRHEKTFYGPPGFAAVLTTDMGDDVIDAKLRKWHTFNYERVGLMLRPELVAIKDVDGNAERFAQVTKKVYDASDFGCILMSDSPNVLKAGVSVSNGKNPLIYAATAGTIDALIELAKEGKCPLALKADSVEALMPLSQKAVSAGLKELVLDTGARSIKQLFEDQVCIRRAALLKQNRDLGFPTITFPCEMAPDLDGETLIASMLVAKYGGVMVLSDIEGENIFPLLLERLNIYTDPQRPMTVTPGIYEINNPGPDSPVMVTTNFSLTYFIVSGEIESSRVPSYLVIVDSEGLSVMTAWAAGKFSGDYVGGFIKKSGIAEKTTHKNVIIPGYAASISGDMEEELPGWKVKVGPREAAHLPKYLKEWKPE, from the coding sequence ATGGGACTAACAGGAATTCAAATCTTCAAACTGCTTCCCAAAACGAACTGCAAAGAGTGCGGGGTCCCTACGTGCCTGGCATTTGCAATGAATCTGGCCTCCGGAAAAGCAGACCTGGACAGCTGCCCCTATGTGTCCGATGAAGCGAGAGAACAGCTGGCGGAAGCTTCCGCTCCCCCGATACGCCCGGTGAAGATCGGCTACGGTGCGAGGAAAGTCGGCATCGGCGGAGAGACGGTGCTGTTCAGGCACGAAAAGACCTTCTACGGACCGCCAGGTTTTGCAGCGGTTCTAACTACGGATATGGGCGACGACGTAATCGACGCCAAACTCCGTAAATGGCATACGTTCAACTACGAGCGCGTGGGTTTAATGCTCCGGCCTGAACTGGTCGCCATCAAGGATGTCGACGGCAACGCGGAACGCTTCGCCCAGGTAACGAAAAAGGTGTATGACGCTTCGGATTTCGGCTGCATCCTCATGAGCGACAGCCCGAACGTACTCAAAGCCGGTGTGTCGGTTTCCAATGGAAAGAATCCTCTCATTTACGCAGCTACCGCCGGCACCATCGACGCGCTGATCGAGTTGGCCAAGGAAGGCAAGTGTCCTCTGGCCCTGAAGGCCGACAGTGTCGAAGCCCTCATGCCCCTGTCCCAAAAGGCGGTGTCCGCCGGATTGAAAGAGCTGGTCCTGGATACCGGCGCCCGCTCCATCAAGCAGCTTTTTGAAGATCAGGTATGCATCCGGAGAGCCGCCTTGTTGAAGCAGAATCGAGACCTGGGTTTTCCAACGATTACCTTTCCGTGCGAAATGGCCCCGGATCTTGATGGGGAGACGTTGATCGCGTCCATGCTGGTAGCCAAATATGGCGGCGTGATGGTCTTATCGGACATCGAGGGGGAGAACATCTTCCCTCTGCTCCTCGAACGGCTGAATATCTACACCGATCCACAGCGACCCATGACAGTGACGCCGGGTATCTATGAAATCAACAACCCGGGTCCCGACTCCCCGGTCATGGTGACCACCAATTTCTCCTTGACATACTTTATTGTTTCCGGCGAGATTGAAAGCAGCAGGGTACCCTCCTACTTGGTAATTGTTGACTCTGAAGGCCTTTCCGTCATGACGGCGTGGGCCGCAGGAAAGTTTTCGGGTGACTATGTAGGCGGATTCATTAAAAAAAGTGGCATTGCAGAGAAAACAACCCACAAGAATGTCATCATTCCTGGATATGCCGCGTCCATAAGTGGTGATATGGAAGAAGAGTTGCCGGGCTGGAAAGTAAAGGTCGGGCCCAGAGAAGCAGCGCATTTGCCCAAATATCTGAAAGAATGGAAGCCCGAATAG
- a CDS encoding dihydropteroate synthase — MKMIGENLNVMSKVIGTAFKERNPGPIQEMALAQKKAGDDWIDINLGPARKKGDELMAWVVETVQAVVPDVPLALDTSNIEAMEAGLQVHKGTALMNSIMCRPERYEKMIPLAAKYNADVVALMWGPEGLPRDENERAALAVELIYAMNEAGIANEKIYVDGIVTPVNIQQQQSMSLLAFMEMLEDIAPGARSTCGLSNVSNGPPDHLRPILNQTYMIMLERKGMYSCIVDSFDERLHQIAWGKRPDLVEVVHKVMDGAELNPSGLGKEQLDFYKTARVILGHTLYSDSWLEL, encoded by the coding sequence ATGAAGATGATCGGCGAAAATCTGAACGTCATGAGCAAGGTGATCGGCACTGCCTTCAAAGAGCGCAATCCCGGTCCCATCCAGGAGATGGCCCTCGCCCAGAAGAAGGCGGGAGACGACTGGATTGACATTAATTTGGGGCCTGCTCGGAAAAAAGGCGACGAGCTGATGGCATGGGTAGTCGAAACCGTGCAGGCCGTCGTTCCGGATGTGCCGCTGGCTCTTGATACATCCAACATCGAGGCCATGGAGGCCGGCCTCCAGGTCCACAAGGGAACGGCCCTGATGAACTCCATTATGTGCCGGCCCGAGCGCTACGAAAAAATGATCCCCCTTGCGGCCAAGTATAACGCCGACGTGGTCGCTCTAATGTGGGGTCCCGAAGGACTGCCGCGAGATGAAAACGAGCGGGCGGCTTTGGCCGTAGAGCTGATCTACGCCATGAACGAGGCCGGGATTGCGAACGAGAAGATATATGTAGATGGCATCGTGACTCCGGTGAACATCCAGCAACAGCAATCCATGAGCCTGCTCGCCTTCATGGAAATGCTGGAAGATATCGCTCCCGGTGCAAGGTCCACGTGCGGGCTTTCCAACGTGTCTAATGGACCTCCTGATCATTTGCGACCCATACTCAATCAAACGTACATGATCATGCTTGAGCGCAAAGGCATGTATTCATGCATAGTGGACTCGTTTGACGAAAGACTCCATCAGATTGCATGGGGTAAGCGACCGGACCTGGTGGAAGTTGTTCATAAGGTCATGGATGGAGCGGAGTTGAATCCTTCCGGTCTCGGCAAGGAACAACTGGATTTCTACAAAACGGCGCGGGTGATCCTCGGCCACACCCTGTATTCGGACTCCTGGCTGGAACTCTGA
- a CDS encoding rubrerythrin family protein produces the protein MSKSQEDLRQAFAGESQANRKYLAFAKAAEKEGYSQVAKLFRAAAEAETVHAHNHLSALKGIGQTEQNLKEAIAGETHEFKNMYPAMIKDAEAEGDKTALRTMTYANEVEKVHAALYQKALEKMGNLEKADYYVCSVCGYTCENEPPDKCPVCNANAKAFNKIS, from the coding sequence ATGAGCAAGTCACAGGAAGATCTGCGTCAAGCGTTTGCAGGGGAATCTCAGGCCAACCGGAAGTACCTGGCTTTTGCGAAAGCCGCCGAGAAGGAAGGCTATTCACAGGTCGCTAAACTTTTCAGGGCTGCAGCGGAAGCGGAAACCGTCCACGCGCACAATCATCTGAGCGCATTGAAAGGGATAGGCCAGACGGAGCAGAATCTCAAAGAAGCCATTGCCGGTGAAACCCACGAGTTCAAGAACATGTATCCCGCCATGATCAAGGACGCGGAGGCGGAAGGGGACAAGACGGCCCTCCGGACAATGACCTACGCCAACGAAGTGGAAAAAGTTCACGCAGCTCTGTATCAGAAGGCGCTGGAGAAAATGGGAAATCTCGAGAAGGCGGATTACTACGTCTGTTCGGTGTGCGGCTACACCTGTGAAAACGAACCGCCGGATAAGTGCCCTGTCTGCAATGCCAACGCCAAGGCGTTTAATAAAATCAGTTAG
- a CDS encoding transcriptional repressor, with amino-acid sequence MPVDATLKTLEKAFKNFGLRMTHQRLEIYRELACAKDHPSAEAIFRRVQSRVPTISLDTVYRTLATFEDSGLIARVQVSDDHGRFDGDRSPHHHFICIRCKSIVDFGWESFDGAELPESAETWGRVTDKNVVVRGICNSCLNQGRRPKS; translated from the coding sequence ATGCCTGTCGATGCAACGCTTAAAACGCTTGAGAAAGCGTTTAAGAATTTTGGTTTGAGAATGACTCACCAACGGCTGGAAATATACCGCGAGTTGGCCTGCGCCAAAGATCACCCCTCTGCCGAAGCCATTTTCAGACGCGTACAAAGTCGGGTCCCAACGATATCCCTGGACACGGTTTACCGTACCCTCGCGACCTTTGAAGATTCAGGACTGATCGCCCGGGTGCAGGTTTCCGACGATCACGGCCGGTTCGACGGCGACCGGTCCCCGCATCATCATTTCATCTGCATCCGGTGCAAAAGTATCGTAGACTTCGGATGGGAGTCGTTCGACGGAGCTGAATTGCCGGAAAGCGCGGAGACTTGGGGCCGTGTGACCGATAAGAATGTCGTGGTGAGAGGTATCTGTAATTCGTGTCTCAATCAGGGAAGGCGACCCAAAAGCTGA
- a CDS encoding ribonuclease H-like domain-containing protein: protein MSMLERTFIHLPGVGPNRERRFWASGIVTWYDFLEKGEKRLSSSLYRRLAPLVERSIEKRDHPSYFSSLIEPAERWRLYSAFPDKAFLDIETYGCNGADEVTVVGIFDGVRYQPFVQGANLERFQDTLKRTDVVVTFNGARFDLPFLENSFPGFRLEAAHIDLMHACRKLGLRGGLKKIERYFGIERPASVAGMDGYGAVRLWRAYLDGDARALELLILYNQEDTVNLKRIMDRTEHLLTAELPIPP from the coding sequence ATGTCGATGCTGGAACGCACGTTTATTCACTTGCCCGGCGTGGGACCGAACAGAGAGCGGCGATTCTGGGCCTCGGGCATCGTCACTTGGTACGATTTTTTGGAAAAGGGCGAAAAACGACTCTCCTCTTCCCTATACCGGAGGCTCGCGCCCCTCGTAGAGCGTTCGATCGAGAAACGAGACCACCCCTCCTATTTTTCGTCGCTGATCGAACCGGCGGAACGATGGCGGCTGTACAGCGCCTTTCCGGACAAGGCCTTCCTGGATATTGAGACGTACGGATGTAACGGAGCAGACGAAGTCACTGTCGTAGGCATTTTTGACGGTGTTCGGTATCAACCCTTTGTACAGGGCGCGAATCTCGAGCGTTTTCAGGACACGCTCAAAAGAACGGACGTGGTAGTGACGTTCAACGGCGCCCGTTTCGATCTTCCTTTTCTCGAGAATAGTTTCCCGGGGTTTCGATTGGAAGCCGCCCACATTGACCTCATGCATGCGTGCAGGAAACTGGGTCTCCGAGGGGGGTTGAAAAAGATCGAACGGTATTTTGGGATCGAACGGCCCGCATCCGTTGCCGGTATGGATGGCTACGGGGCTGTTCGGCTCTGGAGGGCATATCTGGACGGGGACGCCAGGGCTTTGGAGCTGCTCATTCTTTACAATCAGGAAGATACGGTAAATTTGAAGCGTATTATGGATCGAACGGAACATCTGTTGACCGCCGAATTGCCCATCCCACCTTGA